A single Candidatus Aminicenantes bacterium DNA region contains:
- the asnS gene encoding asparagine--tRNA ligase, which translates to MSWITIKEIFADPARLLASELEVRGWIRTQRTSKNLAFIELNDGSCFKNLQIVYDDELANFGDATKFPLGSALKVSGRLLPSPAAGQPFELKAESIAAIGLASLEYPLQKKRHSFEFLRTIPHLRPRTNTFMAVFRVRSLLAYAIHKFFYERGFVYVHTPIITASDAEGAGQMFRVTTLDAKNPPRDERGEIDFHQDFFGRETNLTVSGQLNVEGFCLAFNRVYTFGPTFRAENSNTQRHASEFWMIEPEIAFADLADDMLLAEDMLKYVIRFVLESAPQEMEFFNRFIDTKLLQRLQLVLDSKFEHVSYSQAIQLLEKADTTFNYPVTWGSDLQTEHERYLTEKVFKKPVFVTDYPKTIKAFYMRVNDDGRTVAAMDLLVPEVGEIIGGSQREERHDVLKARIAEMGLKESDYQWYLDLRRFGGAPHAGFGLGFERAVMYLTGMENIRDVIPYPRTPNSAEF; encoded by the coding sequence ATGAGTTGGATTACGATCAAGGAAATTTTCGCCGACCCGGCGCGGCTGCTGGCAAGCGAGCTGGAAGTCCGCGGCTGGATCCGCACCCAGCGCACATCGAAAAATCTGGCTTTTATCGAACTGAACGACGGTTCCTGTTTTAAAAACCTGCAGATCGTCTACGACGACGAGCTGGCCAATTTCGGCGATGCGACCAAGTTCCCGCTCGGCTCGGCCCTGAAAGTCAGCGGCCGGCTGCTGCCCTCGCCGGCGGCCGGGCAGCCCTTCGAGCTGAAGGCCGAATCGATCGCAGCGATCGGCCTCGCCAGCCTGGAGTACCCGCTGCAGAAGAAACGCCATTCCTTCGAGTTCCTGCGCACCATCCCTCATCTGCGGCCGCGCACCAACACCTTCATGGCCGTGTTCAGGGTACGCAGCCTGCTGGCCTACGCCATCCACAAGTTTTTCTACGAGCGGGGCTTTGTCTACGTGCACACGCCGATCATCACCGCCAGCGACGCCGAGGGGGCGGGGCAGATGTTCCGCGTCACCACCCTGGACGCCAAGAACCCGCCGCGCGACGAGCGGGGGGAGATCGATTTTCATCAAGATTTCTTCGGCCGCGAGACCAACCTGACCGTCAGCGGCCAGCTGAACGTCGAGGGTTTCTGCCTGGCTTTCAACCGCGTTTATACCTTCGGCCCGACCTTCCGCGCCGAAAATTCCAACACCCAGCGCCACGCCTCCGAGTTCTGGATGATCGAGCCCGAAATCGCCTTCGCCGACCTGGCCGACGACATGCTCCTGGCCGAGGACATGCTGAAGTACGTCATCCGCTTCGTCCTGGAGAGTGCCCCTCAGGAAATGGAGTTTTTCAACCGCTTCATCGACACCAAGCTGCTACAGCGCCTGCAGCTGGTGCTCGACTCCAAGTTCGAGCACGTCAGCTACAGCCAGGCTATCCAGCTCCTGGAAAAAGCCGATACCACTTTCAACTACCCGGTCACATGGGGCAGCGATCTGCAAACCGAGCACGAGCGCTACCTGACAGAGAAAGTGTTCAAGAAACCGGTCTTCGTGACCGATTACCCCAAGACGATCAAGGCGTTTTACATGCGCGTCAACGACGACGGCCGCACCGTGGCCGCCATGGACCTGCTGGTGCCCGAGGTGGGCGAGATCATCGGCGGCAGCCAGCGCGAGGAGAGGCACGACGTGCTCAAGGCCAGGATCGCCGAGATGGGCCTCAAGGAGTCGGATTACCAGTGGTACCTGGACCTGCGCCGTTTCGGCGGCGCCCCGCACGCCGGTTTCGGCCTCGGCTTCGAGCGGGCGGTCATGTACCTGACCGGCATGGAAAACATCCGCGACGTCATCCCCTACCCGCGCACCCCCAACAGCGCGGAATTCTAA
- a CDS encoding efflux RND transporter periplasmic adaptor subunit: MKKIIALCIAVLLIGVVSYRACVNIRARKEALNRKVPEKIVPVRVVQPRLREIVEMVRASGSIQAQTEVLVFPKVSGKIVRNLVQMGSAVKKGDVVSVINRDEVGYDFKPYEIKSDGKGAVSRIMLNPGASVNPATPIMAIVDIDTVKAVVAVDELKIRFVRVGLTVQLKMAAYPDEVFTAKVTTISPVANPQTRAIDIEITVPNPGYR, translated from the coding sequence ATGAAAAAAATCATCGCCCTGTGCATCGCCGTTCTGCTGATCGGCGTGGTGTCCTATCGCGCCTGCGTCAATATCCGGGCCAGGAAGGAAGCGCTGAACCGGAAAGTCCCGGAAAAAATCGTCCCGGTCCGCGTCGTTCAACCCCGGCTGCGGGAGATCGTGGAAATGGTCCGCGCCTCGGGCAGCATCCAGGCTCAGACTGAAGTGCTGGTCTTTCCCAAGGTCAGCGGCAAGATTGTGCGCAACCTGGTACAGATGGGCAGCGCCGTAAAAAAAGGTGACGTGGTTTCGGTGATCAACCGTGACGAAGTCGGATACGATTTCAAGCCTTATGAAATAAAGAGCGATGGCAAGGGGGCCGTCTCGCGCATCATGCTCAACCCCGGCGCCAGCGTCAATCCCGCCACTCCCATTATGGCCATCGTGGATATCGACACGGTCAAGGCGGTTGTGGCTGTTGACGAATTGAAGATCCGTTTCGTCCGCGTTGGCCTGACCGTGCAACTGAAAATGGCCGCCTACCCCGATGAGGTATTTACCGCCAAGGTGACGACCATCAGCCCTGTCGCCAATCCACAGACCCGGGCCATCGACATCGAGATCACTGTCCCCAACCCGGGCTACCGGC
- a CDS encoding peptidase C1, with protein sequence MKKIIIPLLCLSLCGLVVPLSGAGPKNKVKYEKRYDDPLLESLKQEREKEQAALDEETAKIRKRQADEKAKDREQELSLHSDMAGVFPPPSPAAFKSVFHFPPVAQYNTNTCWSFATTSYYESEIFRLSGKKIKLSEMWTVYFEYLEKVRRYVRERGASLVAEGGESNAINRIWKAYGIVPAEVYPGYPAGRDKLDHARLIDEITAFLDYVKANNLWNEQDVLNHVAIILDKYMGTPPQTFVYNGKEMTPLEFLKNETGLDMDNYLDVMSTSYYPFYTFQEYAVPDNWWHSKEYLNVPLDVWYNLIIKAIKAGYGVGIGGDVSEPGKLGFQDVCFIPSFDIPTEFIDQDAREYRIDNHSSEDDHGIHLVGYTHTKGHDWFLIKDSNRSSRWGKFKGYFFFRGDYVKLKMLTFTVPKNLVKDILAKVK encoded by the coding sequence ATGAAAAAGATCATTATTCCGCTGCTTTGCCTTTCCCTGTGCGGGCTGGTTGTCCCGTTGTCCGGGGCCGGGCCGAAGAACAAGGTCAAGTACGAGAAAAGATACGACGACCCGCTGCTCGAATCGCTGAAGCAGGAGCGGGAAAAGGAACAGGCGGCCCTCGACGAGGAAACGGCCAAGATCCGCAAGCGCCAGGCCGACGAGAAGGCCAAGGACAGGGAACAGGAGCTCAGCCTGCACTCGGACATGGCCGGCGTCTTCCCGCCGCCCTCCCCGGCCGCGTTCAAATCCGTCTTTCATTTCCCGCCGGTCGCCCAGTACAACACCAACACCTGCTGGAGCTTCGCCACCACCTCGTACTACGAGTCGGAGATCTTCCGCCTGAGCGGCAAGAAAATCAAGCTCTCCGAGATGTGGACCGTCTATTTCGAATACCTCGAGAAGGTCCGGCGATACGTTCGCGAACGCGGCGCCTCGCTGGTGGCCGAGGGGGGCGAGAGCAACGCCATCAACCGCATCTGGAAGGCCTACGGCATCGTCCCGGCCGAGGTGTATCCCGGCTATCCCGCCGGTCGCGACAAGCTGGACCACGCCCGGCTGATCGACGAGATCACCGCTTTCCTCGATTACGTCAAGGCCAACAACCTCTGGAACGAACAGGACGTGCTCAACCACGTCGCCATCATCCTGGACAAGTACATGGGAACGCCGCCGCAAACCTTCGTCTACAACGGCAAGGAGATGACGCCACTCGAATTCCTGAAGAACGAGACCGGGCTGGACATGGACAACTACCTCGACGTCATGTCGACCAGCTATTATCCGTTTTACACCTTCCAGGAATACGCCGTCCCCGACAACTGGTGGCACAGCAAGGAATACCTCAACGTCCCGCTCGACGTCTGGTACAACCTGATCATCAAGGCGATCAAAGCCGGCTACGGCGTCGGCATCGGCGGCGACGTCTCCGAGCCGGGCAAGCTGGGCTTCCAGGACGTCTGCTTCATCCCCAGCTTCGACATCCCAACCGAGTTCATCGATCAGGACGCGCGCGAATACCGCATCGACAACCACAGCAGCGAGGACGACCATGGCATCCACCTGGTTGGCTATACGCACACCAAGGGGCATGACTGGTTCCTGATCAAGGATTCGAACCGCTCTTCACGCTGGGGCAAGTTCAAGGGTTATTTCTTTTTCCGCGGCGACTACGTCAAGCTCAAGATGCTCACCTTCACCGTGCCCAAGAACCTGGTCAAGGACATCCTGGCCAAGGTGAAATAA
- a CDS encoding MarR family transcriptional regulator, translated as MNKIDRLPFIAAHLNELGAMFHDLLSGGAFLGSDRHDRRTNIARYMILKSMAVRGAHCLTDLSNCVHYKKNTLSELLDRMVSDGLLLRCSNERDRRKTNLTVTAAGRATIKNFQQAFVRVMNDYLGTLPVSLRESFLNSLGSLVEISLSCRKNDARVPNKAKSR; from the coding sequence ATGAATAAAATCGATCGCCTGCCTTTCATCGCCGCCCACCTCAACGAGCTGGGTGCGATGTTCCACGACCTGCTGAGCGGCGGTGCCTTTCTGGGTTCCGACCGGCATGACCGGCGGACCAATATCGCCCGTTACATGATCCTAAAATCCATGGCTGTGCGCGGGGCGCATTGCCTGACCGATCTTTCCAATTGCGTGCACTATAAGAAAAACACCCTCTCCGAACTGCTCGACCGTATGGTCAGCGACGGCCTGTTGTTGCGCTGCAGCAACGAGCGCGACCGGCGCAAGACCAATCTGACCGTCACCGCCGCCGGCCGGGCGACGATCAAGAATTTCCAGCAGGCATTCGTCCGCGTCATGAACGACTATCTGGGCACCCTGCCCGTGTCTTTGCGGGAGTCCTTCCTGAATTCCCTGGGTTCGCTGGTCGAAATTTCGCTCAGCTGCCGGAAGAACGATGCCCGCGTGCCTAACAAAGCCAAATCGAGGTGA
- a CDS encoding EFR1 family ferrodoxin (N-terminal region resembles flavodoxins. C-terminal ferrodoxin region binds two 4Fe-4S clusters.) encodes MQTVIFYYTGTGNSLWSARLLAERMGGAKLLPMKAADAFTSGDAEALGFVFPVHMWGVPGPVLRFLKKLALKPNVYYFALAVNAGQVSRTLIQLSRVLAKRGAKLAAGFSIVLPSNYIPWGGPGPEERRKELFRQAREKITAAGDFFTGRRSGLIERGPLWQRIVFSAIYKLSFKQVPKMDKDFWSDDKCNACGICVKVCPAENIVLTAEKPVWQHRCEQCLACIQWCPQEAIQYGKKTPAYERYHHPEVQLKDVIG; translated from the coding sequence ATGCAAACAGTTATTTTTTATTATACGGGAACGGGAAACTCGCTGTGGTCGGCGCGGTTGTTGGCTGAACGGATGGGCGGCGCGAAGCTGCTGCCGATGAAGGCTGCGGACGCTTTCACGTCCGGCGACGCCGAGGCGCTGGGTTTCGTCTTCCCGGTGCACATGTGGGGCGTCCCGGGCCCGGTTTTGCGTTTCCTGAAAAAACTGGCGCTGAAACCCAATGTGTATTATTTCGCCCTGGCGGTCAACGCCGGCCAGGTCTCGCGCACGCTCATTCAGCTGAGCAGGGTGCTGGCCAAGCGCGGGGCGAAGCTTGCCGCCGGCTTCAGCATTGTCCTGCCCAGCAATTACATCCCCTGGGGCGGGCCCGGTCCGGAGGAGCGGCGGAAGGAGTTGTTCAGGCAGGCCCGGGAAAAAATCACCGCGGCCGGGGACTTTTTCACCGGGCGGAGATCGGGCCTGATCGAGCGGGGCCCGCTGTGGCAGCGGATCGTTTTCAGCGCCATCTACAAGTTGTCCTTCAAGCAGGTCCCCAAAATGGACAAGGATTTCTGGAGCGATGACAAGTGCAACGCCTGCGGCATCTGCGTCAAGGTCTGCCCGGCGGAGAATATCGTATTGACGGCGGAAAAGCCCGTCTGGCAGCATCGCTGCGAGCAGTGCCTGGCCTGCATCCAGTGGTGCCCGCAGGAAGCGATCCAGTACGGCAAAAAAACGCCGGCCTACGAACGCTACCACCATCCCGAGGTGCAGCTGAAGGACGTGATCGGCTGA
- a CDS encoding TolC family protein has translation MSIQKTCVWLLVFVPWLLGGAEERFDLQRFVNLAVRNSQNIQIAQEAVSGAEQKISESKSLYYPQVNLTAGYSRLSLVSEFDFNLGGEVMHFKFSSPNNYSFRLVASQQLFNWGRSQKAVQLSRLGLDLAEDAAATVRQMTAYQVIPIYYNLLFAGEAVKVLDETRELFAQKLNILKARFEAGMASDFDLSLIQVQMSAIDSQKADLNNSVRKLILTYNRIANRPLDADLVVGEPLDFQPMAVDEQQFLQEALANRVEFKQLRDQEALLATQAALARTGNKPNLLAAFTYEIRNGFLPSVDQLRGNWTLALSAVLPLFDGFRTRAQVSQAEISLNMARRQRQDQEKAVAAEIRQLASDLRTLEEKMAIEKVKMGHAQKALKIAEERSARGLISTTDLIEAHNALANSRLSVLQFTVNYILNRYSLFRTVGRKIYQE, from the coding sequence ATGTCCATACAGAAAACATGCGTCTGGCTGCTCGTTTTTGTTCCCTGGTTGCTTGGCGGCGCCGAGGAACGATTCGACCTGCAGCGTTTCGTGAATCTGGCGGTGCGCAACAGCCAAAACATCCAGATCGCTCAGGAAGCCGTCAGCGGCGCCGAACAGAAGATCAGCGAGAGCAAAAGCCTCTATTATCCCCAGGTGAACCTGACGGCGGGTTATTCGCGGCTCAGCCTGGTCAGCGAATTCGACTTCAACCTGGGGGGCGAGGTCATGCATTTCAAGTTCAGTTCGCCGAACAACTACAGTTTCCGCCTGGTGGCCAGCCAGCAGCTGTTCAACTGGGGGCGGAGCCAGAAAGCCGTGCAGCTAAGCCGGCTGGGCCTCGATTTGGCCGAAGACGCGGCGGCAACCGTCCGCCAAATGACGGCCTATCAGGTGATCCCCATTTATTACAATCTTCTTTTTGCCGGCGAGGCGGTCAAGGTCCTGGACGAAACCCGCGAACTCTTCGCCCAGAAGCTGAACATCCTCAAGGCCCGTTTCGAAGCCGGCATGGCTTCCGATTTCGACCTCTCGCTGATCCAGGTGCAGATGAGCGCCATCGATTCGCAAAAGGCCGACCTGAACAACTCGGTGCGCAAACTGATCCTGACCTACAACCGCATCGCCAACCGGCCGCTGGATGCGGATCTGGTTGTCGGCGAGCCGCTCGATTTCCAGCCTATGGCCGTCGACGAGCAGCAGTTCCTGCAGGAGGCCTTGGCCAACCGCGTCGAGTTCAAGCAGCTCCGCGATCAGGAAGCATTGCTGGCCACCCAGGCGGCTCTGGCCAGGACCGGCAACAAGCCCAACCTGCTGGCCGCCTTCACGTATGAAATTCGCAACGGCTTTTTGCCCAGCGTCGACCAGCTGCGCGGCAATTGGACGTTGGCACTCTCCGCGGTGCTTCCCTTATTCGACGGCTTTCGCACCCGCGCCCAGGTGTCCCAGGCCGAGATCAGCCTGAACATGGCGCGGCGGCAGCGCCAGGACCAGGAAAAGGCCGTCGCTGCCGAAATCCGCCAGCTGGCGTCCGATCTGAGAACCCTGGAAGAAAAAATGGCGATCGAAAAAGTGAAAATGGGTCATGCCCAGAAAGCGTTGAAAATCGCCGAGGAGCGCAGCGCCAGGGGGTTGATCTCGACCACCGACCTGATCGAGGCGCACAATGCCCTGGCCAATTCCCGCCTCAGCGTCCTGCAGTTCACCGTCAATTATATTTTGAACCGTTACAGCTTGTTCCGGACCGTCGGCCGGAAAATCTATCAGGAGTAA
- a CDS encoding histone deacetylase, protein MNTGYLFDEIFLQHQPGEDHPESPQRLLAIDQALRAMPFFPELIRLPVRQATFKELNLIHHQKYVELAERECAAGRSSLSTGDSDICPESFQVALNAAGSVLAAVDAVFAGTIGRAFCAVRPPGHHAGPERGMGFCLFNNVALAARYAQKKHGVKRVLIADWDVHHGNGTQDVFYRDGSVLYFSTHLFPHYPGTGAATECGLGAAKGLIINRPFPHGAGNREIVGAFRDTLLPAARAFKPDFTLISAGFDSRKNDPLGGFRVDDDGFRELTRIMLNIAAISGKGRLVSVLEGGYDLAGLAAAVCAHLDELQHGD, encoded by the coding sequence ATGAACACCGGTTACCTGTTCGACGAAATTTTTTTGCAACACCAACCCGGGGAAGACCACCCCGAATCGCCCCAGAGGCTCCTGGCCATCGACCAGGCGCTGCGGGCCATGCCCTTTTTCCCCGAGCTGATCCGCCTGCCCGTCAGGCAGGCCACGTTTAAAGAATTAAACCTTATCCATCACCAAAAATATGTGGAATTGGCCGAAAGGGAATGCGCGGCCGGCAGATCCAGCCTTTCCACCGGCGACAGCGATATTTGTCCGGAGAGTTTTCAAGTAGCCCTGAATGCGGCCGGAAGCGTTCTGGCCGCAGTTGATGCCGTGTTCGCTGGAACGATCGGCCGGGCTTTCTGCGCGGTGCGACCTCCCGGCCATCATGCCGGGCCCGAACGCGGCATGGGTTTTTGCCTGTTCAACAACGTCGCCCTGGCCGCCCGCTATGCCCAGAAAAAACATGGCGTAAAAAGGGTGTTGATCGCCGACTGGGATGTCCATCACGGCAACGGCACCCAGGATGTGTTCTACCGTGACGGTTCGGTGCTTTATTTCAGCACCCACCTTTTTCCCCATTACCCGGGAACCGGAGCAGCAACCGAGTGCGGCCTGGGAGCAGCGAAAGGACTGATCATCAACCGGCCGTTCCCGCATGGTGCCGGTAATCGGGAGATAGTCGGTGCCTTTCGCGATACGCTTCTCCCCGCCGCCCGCGCCTTTAAGCCCGATTTCACCCTGATCTCCGCCGGCTTCGATTCCCGCAAAAACGATCCCCTGGGCGGCTTCCGGGTGGATGACGACGGCTTCCGCGAACTGACCCGCATCATGCTGAACATCGCGGCGATCTCCGGAAAAGGCCGCCTGGTTTCGGTGCTGGAAGGGGGGTACGACCTGGCCGGGTTGGCCGCGGCCGTTTGCGCCCATCTGGATGAACTGCAGCACGGCGACTAG